From one Allorhodopirellula heiligendammensis genomic stretch:
- a CDS encoding phosphatidate cytidylyltransferase yields the protein MSLAAMIPADPEGWFAHLTMEVRAVLLAVFLLLALSSIVSIGLVWSRPQHDYRELRSRVRTWWVIAGLVAGAMLLSPLAAIWFFAFVSFLALKEYLSLIPSRRADRRVLFWAYVSIPIQYGWISGQWYGMFIVFVPIYLFMWLPTRMVMIGEMPGFLRAVGTLQWGVMGTVFFLSHAAFLLVMPVGEHPRVAPVWPSTHTAISAGPGLLLLLLILTQCNEVGQFLVGKSIGQRKIAPAVCPTTTWAGFVGGLLITVLISAALGPWMTMLDLERSLIAGLVVAIAGLFGNLNVSALERDLGVKEAGSMLPGHGGVLDRIDSLIFTAPVFFHFVWYCYG from the coding sequence ATGTCGCTCGCTGCGATGATCCCCGCCGACCCGGAGGGATGGTTTGCCCATCTGACGATGGAAGTGCGGGCCGTGTTACTGGCCGTTTTCCTGCTGTTGGCCCTATCGAGTATCGTGTCGATCGGGTTGGTGTGGTCACGGCCGCAGCATGATTATCGCGAGTTAAGGTCGCGGGTGCGGACATGGTGGGTGATTGCGGGGTTGGTCGCCGGTGCGATGCTCCTGTCACCATTGGCGGCTATCTGGTTTTTTGCCTTTGTCAGTTTCCTGGCCCTGAAAGAATACCTGTCGCTGATTCCGAGTCGTCGGGCCGACCGCCGTGTTTTATTTTGGGCATATGTCTCGATCCCCATTCAGTATGGCTGGATCAGCGGACAGTGGTACGGCATGTTCATCGTCTTCGTACCCATCTATTTGTTCATGTGGCTGCCAACACGGATGGTCATGATCGGAGAGATGCCAGGCTTCCTCCGTGCCGTGGGGACATTGCAGTGGGGGGTAATGGGGACGGTTTTTTTCCTCTCGCACGCCGCCTTCCTGCTGGTGATGCCAGTGGGCGAACATCCGCGAGTCGCCCCGGTCTGGCCGAGCACGCATACAGCGATCTCTGCAGGACCCGGATTATTGTTGCTGTTGCTGATTCTGACGCAGTGCAATGAGGTCGGCCAATTTCTGGTAGGGAAATCGATCGGCCAACGAAAAATCGCCCCTGCGGTTTGTCCCACAACGACCTGGGCCGGGTTCGTCGGTGGCCTGCTCATCACGGTCTTGATTTCCGCCGCACTCGGTCCCTGGATGACAATGCTCGACCTGGAGCGGTCACTGATCGCTGGTCTGGTGGTGGCCATTGCAGGCTTGTTTGGGAATTTAAACGTCTCCGCCCTCGAGCGTGATCTCGGCGTCAAAGAGGCTGGGTCGATGTTGCCCGGCCATGGCGGCGTGCTCGATCGAATCGATAGTTTGATTTTTACAGCACCCGTATTCTTCCATTTTGTGTGGTACTGCTATGGATGA
- a CDS encoding lysophospholipid acyltransferase family protein: MDDLRRADHDSAAEADADADVSSVDPAILAGIVAKGPQPVLRYLFFLIVVRPVMLVIMGMNVRGQERLAERGPMLVVANHNSHLDTFALMTLFPMNELHRVRPVAAADYFLRTRWFAWFSIRVLGIIPIDRDVRRGRGHPLDPISEQLNQGAIVLLFPEGTRGEPEQREPFQRGIAHLARRHPDVPIVPVFMYGLGKALPRGEGLLVPFFIDAYVGERLQWTGNKDTMMERLDTEFQRLADGARVPETF; the protein is encoded by the coding sequence ATGGATGATTTACGTCGCGCAGATCACGACAGTGCAGCCGAGGCGGACGCGGATGCCGACGTCTCTTCAGTTGATCCCGCCATCCTTGCAGGCATCGTGGCCAAGGGCCCCCAACCTGTATTGCGGTATCTATTCTTTTTGATCGTAGTACGCCCCGTGATGTTGGTGATCATGGGGATGAATGTTCGCGGGCAAGAACGCTTGGCCGAACGAGGTCCAATGCTCGTTGTGGCAAATCACAACAGTCACCTCGATACATTTGCTCTCATGACATTGTTCCCCATGAATGAACTGCATCGTGTGCGCCCTGTCGCGGCGGCAGATTATTTCTTGCGCACGCGGTGGTTCGCATGGTTTTCGATTCGTGTTCTGGGGATCATCCCGATCGACCGTGACGTGCGACGCGGCCGCGGGCATCCGCTTGACCCGATCAGCGAGCAACTGAATCAGGGAGCGATCGTATTGCTGTTCCCGGAAGGCACCCGCGGCGAGCCTGAGCAGCGTGAGCCATTCCAGCGTGGCATTGCCCACCTCGCACGACGTCATCCCGACGTGCCGATCGTGCCCGTGTTCATGTACGGCCTAGGCAAGGCGCTACCGCGCGGCGAAGGGTTACTCGTTCCGTTTTTCATTGACGCGTATGTCGGTGAACGACTCCAGTGGACCGGTAACAAGGACACCATGATGGAACGACTCGATACAGAGTTTCAGCGTTTGGCTGACGGTGCGAGGGTACCCGAGACGTTCTAA
- the arsD gene encoding arsenite efflux transporter metallochaperone ArsD produces MSENSKTTSVQDQYAAVARSGLTNDSAAVRSIASAFGYSMEDLQSLPTQANMGVSCGNPLAMAGLREGDVVVDLGCGGGMDVFLAARKVGDTGKAIGIDMTPDMLDRARAGAQKCGLQNVEFYQSNIEKLPLPDDSVDCVVSNCVINLVDDKPAVFREILRVLKPGGRVAISDIALKQELPEAIKSSVEAYVGCISGAIMIDEYRQALMDAGFDAVTVTDTGADLNVYAEASASQCCGAAESCGDDASLHDGLAEVFGSFDVNSYAASVRVHAISPGGTAEPGSAVPRDNAVSQADAVTATGHSVVQVFDKAMCCSTGVCGPQVDPVLPKFAADLEWLKSQGHSVKRFNLSQDPAEYAQHDVVKQMLADDGVECLPLIIVDGRVVSRSEYPTRENLAMWTGTKLKPQLGLPVTEPGGCCSGESGCC; encoded by the coding sequence ATGAGTGAGAACAGCAAAACAACGTCCGTGCAAGATCAATATGCAGCCGTCGCGCGGAGCGGGCTGACGAACGATTCGGCAGCGGTCCGGTCCATTGCGTCGGCATTCGGCTATTCGATGGAGGATCTCCAGTCGTTGCCAACCCAGGCCAATATGGGCGTTTCCTGCGGTAATCCGCTGGCCATGGCGGGACTGCGAGAAGGCGACGTCGTCGTTGACTTAGGTTGCGGCGGCGGCATGGACGTATTTTTGGCTGCCAGGAAGGTCGGAGATACCGGCAAGGCGATCGGCATTGACATGACGCCCGATATGCTGGACCGGGCGCGAGCAGGTGCCCAGAAGTGCGGGCTGCAAAACGTCGAGTTCTATCAGTCCAACATTGAGAAACTTCCGCTGCCGGATGATTCCGTCGATTGTGTCGTCAGTAATTGTGTCATTAATTTAGTGGATGATAAACCAGCTGTATTCCGCGAGATTCTGCGTGTATTGAAGCCAGGCGGCCGCGTCGCGATCAGTGACATCGCACTCAAACAGGAATTGCCCGAGGCGATCAAGTCGAGCGTCGAAGCTTATGTGGGTTGCATTTCAGGTGCGATCATGATCGATGAGTACCGACAGGCTCTGATGGATGCGGGATTCGACGCGGTCACGGTCACTGATACCGGGGCCGACCTGAATGTTTACGCCGAGGCCAGCGCCAGCCAGTGCTGTGGGGCAGCGGAATCCTGTGGCGATGACGCATCACTGCACGACGGACTGGCGGAGGTATTCGGTTCGTTTGACGTCAACTCATACGCGGCGAGTGTGCGCGTCCACGCGATTTCCCCGGGCGGTACCGCTGAGCCAGGCAGCGCGGTCCCACGGGACAACGCGGTCAGCCAGGCCGATGCGGTCACAGCAACAGGGCACTCGGTGGTGCAGGTCTTCGACAAAGCGATGTGTTGCTCGACGGGCGTTTGCGGTCCCCAGGTCGATCCGGTGCTACCAAAATTCGCCGCAGATTTGGAATGGCTGAAGTCTCAGGGGCACAGTGTGAAACGATTCAATCTGTCGCAAGATCCTGCGGAGTACGCTCAGCACGACGTTGTCAAACAGATGCTTGCCGATGACGGAGTTGAATGCTTGCCGCTGATAATCGTCGATGGACGCGTCGTCAGCCGCAGTGAGTACCCCACACGTGAGAATCTTGCGATGTGGACGGGGACGAAGCTAAAACCACAGCTTGGCCTACCAGTCACTGAGCCTGGTGGATGCTGCAGCGGCGAATCCGGTTGTTGCTGA
- the nth gene encoding endonuclease III → MRKSERAVLLMQRLDEYYPDPPIPLVHQDEFTLLVAVLLSAQCTDKKVNEITPALFQVAGTPDQMRKLGEPAILDIIRPLGLSKQKAKSLAGLSEILVTQHDSQVPQSFEELEKLPGVGHKTASVVMSQAFGVPAFPVDTHIHRLAQRWGLTTGKSVVQTERDLKKLFPEATWNRLHLQIIFYGREHCTARGCNGTQCGLCKELFPKRRKPVVWLKP, encoded by the coding sequence GTGCGTAAATCGGAGCGAGCTGTGTTGTTGATGCAGCGATTGGACGAGTACTATCCCGACCCGCCCATCCCGCTGGTACATCAGGACGAATTTACCTTGCTCGTCGCGGTGCTCCTCAGCGCCCAGTGCACGGACAAGAAGGTCAACGAGATCACCCCGGCCCTGTTCCAGGTCGCTGGAACTCCCGACCAGATGCGGAAGCTCGGTGAACCGGCGATTCTCGACATCATTCGCCCCCTTGGTCTCTCCAAGCAAAAAGCAAAATCACTCGCGGGACTATCGGAAATTCTGGTCACGCAGCACGACAGCCAAGTCCCCCAATCTTTCGAGGAACTCGAAAAGTTACCTGGTGTGGGACATAAAACTGCGAGCGTCGTGATGTCGCAAGCGTTCGGTGTGCCGGCATTTCCGGTCGATACCCACATCCACCGCTTGGCTCAGCGATGGGGCCTCACTACAGGAAAAAGCGTGGTCCAAACGGAACGGGATTTAAAAAAACTATTCCCCGAAGCCACCTGGAATCGACTGCATCTCCAAATCATCTTTTATGGCCGTGAGCACTGCACCGCCCGCGGCTGCAATGGCACACAGTGCGGGCTGTGTAAAGAACTCTTTCCCAAGCGACGCAAGCCAGTCGTGTGGCTCAAACCATAG
- a CDS encoding serine O-acetyltransferase yields MASDFRLKESLPELTEQIVATYTADDAINHLGHCPLPSYEAVVRILLDLKDILYPGYRRNTNLHAGNIRYHVGGLIDSLHDQLTVQIGRALRHEKRVKEQHNDCIEEIDFEAKGQAMTIELLKRITKLRATLATDVEAAFAGDPACQTTDEIVFCYPGFEAITVYRIAHELTQLEVPFIPRMMTEWAHQQTGIDIHPGATIGDYFFIDHGTGVVIGETCEIGEHVKLYQGVTLGAVSFPTDGDGQLIRGQKRHPTIEDNVVVYANATILGGRTVIGHDSVIGSSVWLTRSVSPGTTVLVETPQLRVRGSEGAKDALAPELNYQI; encoded by the coding sequence ATGGCATCCGATTTTCGGCTGAAAGAATCTCTGCCCGAATTGACCGAACAAATCGTTGCGACCTATACGGCCGACGATGCGATCAATCACCTCGGTCACTGCCCTCTACCTAGCTACGAGGCGGTCGTTCGGATCCTGCTCGACCTGAAGGATATTCTTTATCCTGGCTACCGTCGCAACACGAACCTCCACGCCGGCAATATTCGCTACCACGTCGGCGGATTGATCGATTCCCTGCACGATCAACTTACCGTGCAGATTGGCCGGGCGCTGCGACACGAGAAACGCGTCAAAGAGCAGCACAACGATTGCATCGAGGAGATCGATTTCGAAGCCAAGGGGCAAGCGATGACGATCGAGCTACTCAAACGCATCACGAAACTCCGCGCAACCCTTGCCACCGATGTAGAGGCTGCGTTTGCAGGCGACCCCGCATGCCAAACGACGGACGAAATCGTGTTCTGCTATCCCGGTTTCGAAGCCATCACGGTCTACCGCATCGCCCATGAATTAACACAACTTGAAGTCCCTTTCATTCCGCGGATGATGACGGAATGGGCACACCAACAGACAGGGATCGACATCCACCCCGGCGCAACGATTGGAGACTATTTCTTCATTGATCACGGCACCGGGGTGGTCATCGGTGAGACCTGCGAGATCGGCGAGCACGTCAAGTTGTATCAAGGCGTGACACTCGGTGCAGTAAGCTTCCCCACCGATGGCGACGGCCAACTGATTCGCGGCCAAAAGCGACATCCCACCATCGAAGACAATGTGGTGGTGTATGCCAATGCCACGATCCTCGGCGGCCGCACCGTGATTGGACACGACAGTGTCATCGGTTCGAGTGTGTGGCTGACACGAAGCGTCTCCCCCGGCACCACCGTGCTGGTGGAAACTCCACAACTGCGAGTGCGGGGCAGTGAGGGTGCAAAGGATGCGCTGGCACCGGAACTGAACTACCAAATCTAG